The Alteribacter populi genomic sequence CTGCAAAGTTGCTCTGACCTGCTCTTTATCTCCTTTTGACAAGCCAAATTCTGCTTCGATACATATACCGCGCTCACTTTGTAACTTAGTTGTTCGATACGAAAATGCCATTTCTTCACGATCAATCCATTTAAATGTACCATCAGGATATAAAATATGAGCACGGATAAAGATGTTTGAGATATCTGATCCATGGGCCCCGGCATTCATAAAGACAGCGCCCCCGACCGTTCCCGGAATCCCACCTGCAAACTCTAATCCGCTAAAGCCCTCCTTACTCATTAGCGTAGCAAGTTTAATAAGCGAAACCCCACCGCCCGCTCGAACTCTTGACCCTTCCAGCTTTATATCTGCTAATTCTTCGGTCAATTTAATTATCACTCCATGAAACCCTTCGTCTGATACGAGGAGGTTCGAACCCTTGCCAATTACAAACCATTCGACCTGAGACTTTTTGATAAACTCGACAGCTTTTTTTAATGCTTCCACGTGACCCGGAACAAA encodes the following:
- the murB gene encoding UDP-N-acetylmuramate dehydrogenase; the protein is MKALKEKLERLQDGEIKENEPLKNHTTWKIGGPASLFFVPGHVEALKKAVEFIKKSQVEWFVIGKGSNLLVSDEGFHGVIIKLTEELADIKLEGSRVRAGGGVSLIKLATLMSKEGFSGLEFAGGIPGTVGGAVFMNAGAHGSDISNIFIRAHILYPDGTFKWIDREEMAFSYRTTKLQSERGICIEAEFGLSKGDKEQVRATLQKNKDYRRQSQPWNYPCCGSVFRNPLPHYAGQLIEQSGLKGYSIGGAQISTMHANFIVNKGDATAKDVLKLINHIKDTISREYDIKMATEVEWVGEVQ